The Daphnia magna isolate NIES linkage group LG3, ASM2063170v1.1, whole genome shotgun sequence genomic interval tttgtttgtttctagATAACTTTCACCTCGGTGCTGCAATAAGTGATATTGATAATGGTTATGTCATAAGGTGCAACAATTTTGTTTCCAGTGGTGAATATTACTTTAAATTACTGTTCATACTTTTGTGACCGTGTGACTTTTTTGCTATGCAGGACAAATGGGCAATGACATTTATATTCAGACTCGCCAATTGGTGCCTCACAACCAGAATGGTCAAATTTCCATCGCccaattatttatttttcatcgaCGGCCGTCCAGgtgtgttatttttctttctgatgaGAAATTGCATCCCTTATCACTTTTCTGATTAACTGTAGGAGTTCGAACAAAAAGCAACAGTTGCATTATGAAGCTTCTTCGAAACACAATTTGACGGTAGTAGCCCATCATACTGACATTTCTTATCTGCTGTCTGTACCTCAGGTTTAAACTATTTTGCTCACCATTAATGACCTGAATTTCCTTTGCAGGCCACAGTGGCTGTAAAAATGCCCTCGCTCCCACCACTACCTGAAATCCTCATACAGCATTTCATCACACCGCCAAATGAATTTTTGTCTTCCACTCTGCTATCGCTGATGGCAATGAGGATGAACTCTTGATAAAGCAACTCATTTAGCATATGGTAAGTGAAGTTCTCTTTGATTTAGATGCTTATGAGCAACGAGAGAAGTGTAGTCATGAATCGCGACCTTGGCATCGCAGAGCTTCATGCAGTCTATGTGACGTTATCGACAATTGcgagaaaaatattttgatgcCGGAAATTTTTTCGAAACATTTGGAGGAGAGAAAATCAACACAACTCGGTAATATTAGGAAAAATTTCTGTATTTCCGTAGTAAGGGTTTCCCCTTTTTGAATGTTATGTTTGATTTtggtttttccatttctgaAATGTGGCTTGCATAGATGCTTATTGCCGGCGAAAGAAACTTCTCCAAAATGCATTGAACTAATTCTTCGTTATGGATAGGAACATCTGGAGTTGGTCCTTCTCCGCAGCACATTGATTCACACTTCAGGAGGTGTGGCCTGATGAACTCGATGAGATCCTTAACTATGTGAGTTGCTCCGTGGATTAAAGGCACAGCCTTTCGCAAGAATTTCTCTATAGTGACAAGCCTGGAAATGAAACTCCAATTTGGGTAAAACAAACCTCCTCTATCTATATTATTTAAGTATTGAAAATGAAGCTTTAAGACGGCTCAAGCACGCAAGTGTTTTTATTAGAAATTTTACCCGTTCCGAAAGTTAGAAATAAGAAGTCGCACTTTTGCTGGCTCgtttcatttattgtttcCAGGTTTTCAATGCACTTCGTGCATAGCTCTCGTTCATAGAGGCATCTCAAAATAAATCCGCCAACACGAGCAATAGCTGCCGTACCCGTTCCGTTTCCGGGGAACACTAGAATGTAAAAGATACGTTAGGTGGGGTAATGGTAATTTTTCAGGATTTTTCACCTGGACTTTCTGTAAGCTCATCAAGTATTGACAGCGTAGACTTCTCCAATCGATATAGAACATTTATTGTTCTAATATTCTGAGGGGATTTCCCACTCGCCGACTCTTTCAGCAAATTTGCAGTAGTTTCCTTGTTAATTTTTATAGGGACGTTGCTGTGAACAGAGCTGTGGCAAATGTTAGTTCGTAGGATTTTGTTAATAGCGAAAGTGGCCGAAGCCACATCGCATTTGTGGTTTCCTCCCCCCATCGAGCGGATTGCGCCGAACATTCGTTCTATGTTATCTGTGGAGAATCTTCTAGTCAGTACAAATTTGAATTTGCGCTCTTTTAGCAGATACCGGACACAAGCTGCGGTTGATGCACATGTAAAAATTAATGCTTCATACGTCTCCTTACTTAAAAATCCCTGGGAGTTCCTGGTTTTCACTGTGTGGTATTTCCATTTCTTGAAATATTTCGGTAGAGTTTCTTCTAAATATCTTAGACGAGCGtcgtctatttttttaaagtgttTCTTTATAGCCAGTCGTTTTCGGATGTGCTGGGTTGTACTGGAGATATCgtgaatttgaaaaaacatGTTCACATGTTTCAAGAAGTCGATTGTTGCACTAACATGCCCTTTATTTGTGACACCTTCCGCtccatattttttaaatagttcaaAAGTTGCTATCATTTCCTCACTGTAAACATCATATGCTAACCCGACTTTCATCCGGTCCAAAGTGTTTGGATTCGTATGCTTGTCGGTGAGATTTCGATATGGGCGAAAGAAgggataatttttttgtataattTGCACTCGTCTCAGTAGTTTAAAAGACACAGGATAGCCACAGATATCGAATTCTCTATCAGTTTGAAGATTTCGAATGTTTTTTAGTATGTGAGTGTAGTCGAAGCTGAAAAACAGTAGCCGATTCTCATCGTTGGGATGTACAATGAAAGGCACCAACTTACTATCGGGACTCCacattttaaacattttaacATTAGTGGAAGCGTTGTCACCGACTATTCTCGCTACTCTAAATCCTTTATCTTCAAGACCTTCCAGGACAAATTGCGTTAGCTTGAAAAGATCCGTTGCCATTAACCGCCgtacaaaaaaatatgcaaCAGGAAATTTAAACGCCATTGACAGACCAGTCATGTGAAATGCCAGTAGACGGTTTGCTAAGATGGGTTTTCCATCTTGTATGGCCAGAACACCGCCCGTATTTACTTGCCCAACAATTCTATCccattgtttgatttttctcatttttggaTCTATTGCCATTTCGTCTATTTCTAGGcttacttctttttcttgttcacCCAGGATGGCTGCTAATGATGTCAACCTTTTCTCGGCAATTGGAGTGAAGCCAACATCTCCAGTCGATTTCCCAATGTAACTCCTTAAAGTAGAAACACTAGGGATCAATAGAAGTTTACTCCGGCGGATATATTTATACGTTCCAGGCGATCGAGCATGAAGAATTATGCAGCATGCTATAACTTCTGGTTCCCAGGTATACttattctttttcatcaaatttTCCGCCTGTGCAAATATGAACATACATTTAAATATAGGAGCAATTGCAGTGGTAAAAAGTAATCTACCTGATTTAGTAAAAACATTGCCATAATCTCTTTATTTTCACGTCGTTTAGATAATTCCTCCAccattgattgatttttttctttatccgCTGCAATctcttcatattttttcagtttttcacttttctttaCTAATCTCTCTTCGAGTCTTCTTGTTTGTTGATGTAGTACCTTCACTTGTTCCCGGAGCGAAAGCACATGTAATTCCGCTGTATTAAAGATTCGGAATGTGGTTCGGAAGTTTTTCTTAACATGTTCATTCTCGTAaacaattttccttttttaggTGGAACGGAAGAGGCGTGATATTCAGCAGTAGAAGTTTCTATCCAGTATTGTGACTTTCCTCGACTGTTCGCTGCTACAGCCGGATTTTGAAGGAGAGCCGCCATGGAATCCAAACGAAAGATTGGTGGATCGTGTTCCGGGGCCGCCGGAATTCGTAAAGGAGCCGCAAAAGACATCGGCGGATTGTAAATGGCCGAAATAGGTGAAGCAGCCACATAAGACATGTCCATCTCGGATGCTGGATGGGCCCCACAACATTTATCAATCGGCATATCAGCATGATGATTGTATGTTGCACCATCTGGACCCGCATCTGCAATCGGTGAAGGTGCTACGAAGGTTCTGCCCCGAAGTTTCCTTGTTGCGGCGATAATTATTGTTCACCATCTGGCAACGTTTTCCTCCctctcccttcttttcttttccttcttccttGTCAAAGCCATTTCTAGTCTTCGTCTGCAAACCTCATTTTTCTCACGTGTCATTCTCTGTTCTGATCACCTGCTAGTGTTAATTACCGTGATCTTGCTATCTATCACATATTAGTGCATCAGGTATGTTTCTATCATGGCCTACTGAAATAACGGCCCATCAGCTCGCTATCTCCCTGTTGCCGAATGGTTCCTAGCCCCTACCCCTTCCAATCCCCTACTTTTCATAGCCAGAGGGTCGTATAGTACTTCAGAAAGTTCCACATTCCATGTCATCTTTCCGcggtttaaaatttttttgatcgtcagtctgttttgttttccttgccATCATGCTTGCCAACCGTGGTGATGACTTATTGTCTGTGCATGGTATtcataagaaataaaaagttgttaatttaaaaattatatgtaTTGATGTCCttaatttcaattaattattttttttcttttaggcaTGTACAACAATTACAAATGTGGACAGGGAACCATAATCTGACTGAATGGTCGATTGAAATCTGTACCCTCCATTAAGGTTTGGATTACTGGTTGCTTTTAGTTAACTTGAATATCTAGTTATTAATCAATATATTCTCAAAATAAGGTAACTTTAAGTGATAAAACAGTGAGCTCTTTTTTTGCTCGTGACTTACATCAACATTCTACATCCACTCCTCATTCTATCACAATCAGTTGGTCACGAATGAAATCAACATTCtaaattcacttttttttaacactTTGAGTGGTGATGTGGGCTACGACTTCTATCTGTAAGCCTGTTGGACTTTTAGTGAAGTCAAGTTTAGTTGAATGTAAAGTTATTAATCATTGTGATTCAGTACTAGGCAACTACAAGTTATACCACAAAGGATTCCCTCTGACTCAAAGGTCTCATGACGGATAAAAAAGTGGATCCACTTCTCATTCTAACACCCTACATGGAAATTCAGAATTGTCTGTTTTCCTTGTAAGCattatttgcttttgttttgttcaatATAAAGTTATTAATCGTTGTGTTTGAATAACAGGCAACAGCAAGCTATACAACAGTGTGGACTCCTACTTTGGTCGTGGCTGAGATCAACATGGTAGATCAACTTCTCTATATAACACCCTCAGTGGTGATCTTGACTTCACAGTCATCTGTACCCTCCGTAAGCGTTATTAGGGTTTCAATCGGTTTTAATTGAATAtgaaattgtaatttttttttcaatgattgGAAAACATGTGATGAAACAGTGAACTTTGATAATTTTTCACATCTATCTGGTATTTCCACTTCCCATCCTAACGCCATCCCAGTTACTTTTGATTTTCTTATCTCTCCGTAAGCATCACTTGCTTTTAGAATAGTTGAATGCAAAGTTTTTATTCATTATGATTCAATTCAAGGCAACTACAAGTAAACAACAGTATATCCTTCTTTCGATTAAGACTTACATCAAAATTCTATATCCATTCCATCTCTGTTATTTACAATTGTCTCTTCTCTCCTTAAGCAttatttgcttttcttttagttgaaaatcaagtttttagACATTTTggtaaaaacaaatattgtttcaatttttcgaATTTATTGTAGGAATACAAACAAATGCTACAACCTATTTACTTCTGAAGTTTCAATACCTTCCTCTTTTGTGGTTTGTTGCAAACAATTGGTACTTTTTCGAATCGTACCCGAAATCTTTTTTCCTCAGTCCGTAaaaccgcaaaaaaaaaccattcttATCAAAGTCATGACCATAGGAGTTCACGGTTGTATCACCAGTAGTTGCCTAGTAGTGAAACACAATATTGAATTACTCAATGTTCCAGTAAACTGTAGGCCGAAAAATGCTTACAGATAGGAGGGACAACTGTAAATCACCACCGAGGTTGTTAGAATTAGAGGTGGATCTACCATTTTGATCTAAGTCATGACCAAAGGAGTCCAAAGTTATATCACTAGTAGTTCTCTAATAGTGAAACacaataattaataatttgaTTTTCCACTAAACTTTAAGTAAATAAATTCTTACAGAGAGAA includes:
- the LOC116933104 gene encoding uncharacterized protein LOC116933104, which translates into the protein MFGAIRSMGGGNHKCDVASATFAINKILRTNICHSSVHSNVPIKINKETTANLLKESASGKSPQNIRTINVLYRLEKSTLSILDELTESPVFPGNGTGTAAIARVGGFILRCLYERELCTKCIENLETINETSQQKCDFLFLTFGTDRGGLFYPNWSFISRLVTIEKFLRKAVPLIHGATHIVKDLIEFIRPHLLKCESMCCGEGPTPDVPIHNEELVQCILEKFLSPAISIYASHISEMEKPKSNITFKKGKPLLRKYRNFS